In a genomic window of Thermosulfurimonas sp. F29:
- a CDS encoding glycosyltransferase, with protein sequence MSVIVRTRDRPELLREALQSIISQSYRPIEVVVVNDGGEDIANIIKKFGKDEIKIQYICHRKTLGRAAAANTGLNAATGEWVGFLDDDDLLLPHAVEKLLLYGKAAGAVYGKVELSLLMPNGSWKTLNELGQPFSREALFLCNYIPTCGFIFKRKLLEKVGPFDEEFAFLEDWDFIYRLAREVDFVFVPEKVAIYRLFGRGYVIEVQENQMKELPWRTRFYRKHLPTISPEELAEGYFAFLRIHGLQLDLERQQRIALEIRTTNLEQQLQAILNSRSWRFTKPLRDLKTFLQKLRSFVTNSLRGKDRQ encoded by the coding sequence GTGTCCGTAATTGTAAGGACCAGAGATCGACCGGAGCTCCTGAGGGAAGCCCTGCAAAGCATAATTTCCCAGAGTTACAGACCTATTGAAGTTGTAGTGGTTAATGACGGGGGAGAAGACATAGCGAATATAATTAAAAAGTTCGGCAAAGATGAAATAAAAATACAATACATCTGTCATCGAAAAACATTGGGGCGGGCGGCAGCCGCCAATACCGGTCTTAATGCTGCCACAGGAGAATGGGTGGGGTTTCTTGACGATGACGATCTGCTTCTCCCCCATGCCGTGGAAAAACTGCTCCTTTACGGCAAGGCTGCCGGTGCCGTTTACGGTAAAGTTGAGCTATCACTCCTCATGCCGAATGGCTCCTGGAAAACTTTAAACGAACTTGGCCAGCCCTTCTCCAGAGAAGCCCTTTTCCTTTGCAATTATATCCCCACCTGTGGGTTTATCTTCAAAAGAAAGCTCCTTGAGAAAGTCGGTCCTTTCGATGAAGAATTCGCTTTCCTCGAAGATTGGGACTTTATCTATAGGCTGGCCCGAGAAGTGGATTTCGTATTCGTCCCAGAAAAAGTGGCCATCTACAGACTGTTCGGACGAGGATATGTAATCGAAGTGCAGGAAAATCAAATGAAGGAGCTACCATGGCGGACCAGGTTCTATCGAAAACACCTGCCAACCATCTCCCCGGAGGAGCTGGCCGAAGGATACTTTGCTTTCCTCAGGATACACGGCCTTCAACTGGATCTCGAACGCCAACAGCGAATAGCTCTTGAGATCCGAACGACAAACCTTGAACAGCAGCTTCAGGCCATCCTTAACTCCCGTTCATGGCGATTCACTAAACCATTGCGAGACCTAAAGACATTCTTACAAAAACTTCGCTCCTTTGTGACGAATTCACTTCGTGGAAAAGATCGCCAATGA
- a CDS encoding glycosyltransferase has product MEIPFDYKWLKRFLRSEWPEYEAWIRRNQPLDPEIWLAQRKEAASWKNAPLISIVTPVYNTEPAFLFECVFSVLMQSYPYWELCLVDDGSDRTDTRLQLESISGVDCRIKLKRLERNRGIAAALNEGVKMARGEYVAFLDHDDVLHPEALYRVVEFMRNHPDMDILYTDRDELSPGGLRFRHLLKPAWSPETILSTIYLFHLTVWRRKFILKFRGGFFRREGPFRSEFDGSQDYDLLLRAIEKTPGIAHLPRVLYHWRQHPGSLAMRAEAKEYTFEAARRALEEALKRRGIPARAEEIPWLWRGNFRLRFERPPEGGYLTLVWKEPEEVRDRVGEGLSSRAEFLIFLGPEVHPLEEESIRELLYWFHVPEVGMVTGKILDPGGRLWHAGLVLKPEGDVLAVYRGFPESEPGYMAVTAVARNVSVPHPYCVAIRRKALLEAGFADELSGPHIFLDAALRMRDKGFRVVYNPFARFVIDPPQEVWLPQEREIFRNLHRKTLETGDPFYHPGLTLSRNDMSLKF; this is encoded by the coding sequence ATGGAGATACCTTTCGATTACAAATGGCTGAAGAGATTTCTTCGAAGCGAATGGCCGGAATACGAGGCCTGGATACGTCGTAATCAGCCCTTAGATCCGGAGATATGGCTGGCACAGAGGAAAGAGGCCGCGTCCTGGAAGAACGCTCCGCTGATAAGCATCGTTACCCCTGTCTATAACACCGAACCGGCTTTCCTTTTCGAGTGCGTGTTTTCCGTCCTGATGCAGAGCTATCCTTATTGGGAGCTGTGCCTGGTGGACGATGGATCCGACAGGACGGATACGCGTTTGCAGCTTGAGTCCATATCGGGAGTTGACTGCCGAATCAAATTGAAACGTCTGGAGCGCAACCGGGGTATCGCGGCGGCTCTGAACGAAGGGGTGAAGATGGCCCGTGGTGAGTATGTGGCCTTCCTGGATCACGACGATGTGCTGCACCCCGAGGCCTTATATCGAGTGGTGGAGTTTATGAGGAATCATCCCGATATGGACATCCTATACACCGACCGGGATGAACTTTCTCCGGGAGGCCTCCGGTTTCGGCATCTTCTTAAACCTGCCTGGTCGCCGGAGACCATACTTTCCACTATTTATCTTTTCCATCTTACCGTATGGCGTCGAAAATTTATCCTGAAGTTTAGAGGGGGTTTTTTCCGCCGTGAAGGTCCCTTCCGTTCGGAATTCGACGGATCACAGGATTATGATCTGCTCCTTCGGGCTATAGAAAAAACACCGGGAATAGCTCATCTTCCCCGGGTACTTTATCACTGGCGTCAGCATCCGGGATCACTGGCTATGCGGGCGGAGGCCAAGGAGTACACCTTTGAGGCCGCCCGAAGGGCCCTGGAGGAGGCGTTAAAGCGCCGCGGGATACCCGCCCGGGCGGAGGAGATTCCGTGGCTCTGGAGAGGAAATTTCCGATTGCGTTTCGAGCGCCCTCCGGAGGGCGGATATTTGACCCTGGTATGGAAAGAGCCGGAGGAGGTGAGGGATAGGGTAGGGGAGGGCCTTTCGAGTCGGGCGGAATTTCTGATTTTTCTCGGCCCGGAGGTGCATCCTCTGGAAGAGGAAAGCATTCGGGAGCTTCTGTACTGGTTCCATGTGCCGGAGGTTGGGATGGTCACCGGGAAGATCCTCGACCCCGGCGGACGGCTCTGGCACGCCGGGCTGGTGCTAAAACCCGAGGGAGATGTGCTTGCGGTGTATCGTGGATTTCCGGAAAGCGAGCCCGGATACATGGCCGTGACCGCGGTGGCCCGCAATGTGAGCGTCCCGCATCCATACTGTGTGGCCATACGGAGAAAAGCACTTCTTGAGGCAGGCTTTGCAGATGAACTGAGCGGACCTCATATTTTTCTGGATGCCGCGCTCAGGATGCGCGATAAGGGCTTCAGAGTGGTTTACAATCCCTTCGCCCGTTTTGTGATAGATCCGCCTCAGGAAGTATGGCTTCCGCAGGAGAGAGAAATCTTCCGGAACCTCCACCGGAAAACTCTGGAGACAGGCGATCCTTTCTATCATCCCGGACTGACCCTCAGCCGGAACGACATGAGTTTAAAGTTTTAG
- a CDS encoding right-handed parallel beta-helix repeat-containing protein, whose translation MNRLQGEARNLWLNSLLYKRLKQLPVSFSQIEDTEAPDVLRACLENNFRPSIAGKVVVFRGRTLSELANFLKQVRAGSTVEVASPKLLADTTLRIPSRIHLKGKNAAIEASNLSEKPVFLLENAHEAAVSGFIFLRASLGIVVRNSRRIYLGHLTFREGGTAIACVESGGELTIEDVRLRSLKGPGILLQGNFDRVWLRRLDIRDTKRADNGGAGLVITDASADLNAPITTETIRRLTTEALHQTIYPYSSGPRRVLIEESVFAGNRAQGIYCEGCVGVVIRRNLILGNDKEGICLDWGSARNLVLENVVEGNGFRRRQTDEDLRRDLVLRFGRLADGSAVAKLPGISLDNAAENIIARNVVRENAGDGIKLVRSSFRNLILFNVILHNARGNNHRFVYTGVLIGSAGAEPEILKLIKTGQFKAPLDYLPSMENIVAANVIDGEHYWGILLDRDTAYNDIYDNTVHHQLKEPLASATQKFNSIMGNSWQRRKPESTLLDRLKNLF comes from the coding sequence ATGAATCGTCTTCAGGGAGAAGCCAGAAACCTCTGGCTCAACTCCCTGCTTTACAAGAGACTGAAGCAATTGCCCGTATCCTTTTCGCAAATCGAAGACACTGAGGCCCCGGATGTCCTGCGTGCTTGTCTAGAAAACAATTTCCGGCCCTCTATTGCGGGGAAGGTCGTCGTCTTCCGGGGGCGAACCCTCTCGGAGCTGGCGAATTTTCTCAAACAGGTTCGAGCCGGCAGTACTGTGGAGGTGGCCTCTCCTAAACTTCTCGCGGACACCACCCTCAGGATTCCTTCACGAATTCACCTGAAGGGTAAGAATGCCGCGATAGAAGCTTCGAACCTTTCGGAAAAGCCGGTGTTCCTGCTGGAGAACGCTCACGAAGCCGCCGTCTCGGGTTTCATATTTTTGAGAGCCTCCCTGGGGATAGTGGTCCGAAATAGCCGGCGGATATACCTTGGCCATTTGACCTTCAGGGAGGGCGGAACCGCCATAGCCTGTGTGGAAAGCGGGGGTGAGTTGACTATAGAGGATGTTCGTCTGCGCTCCCTCAAAGGCCCCGGCATTCTGCTTCAGGGAAACTTCGATCGTGTATGGCTGAGACGGCTTGACATTCGGGACACGAAACGGGCCGACAACGGAGGGGCCGGACTCGTGATAACCGATGCTTCCGCAGATCTCAACGCTCCTATCACCACCGAAACCATTCGTAGACTCACCACCGAAGCTCTTCACCAGACCATCTACCCTTATTCCTCGGGGCCGCGCAGGGTCTTGATTGAGGAAAGCGTTTTCGCCGGGAACCGCGCACAGGGCATTTATTGCGAGGGTTGCGTGGGGGTGGTCATCAGGCGCAATCTGATCCTCGGAAACGACAAGGAAGGGATCTGTCTCGACTGGGGTTCGGCCCGCAACCTGGTTCTGGAAAATGTAGTGGAAGGCAACGGTTTCCGCCGACGACAGACGGACGAAGACCTTCGGCGGGATCTGGTGCTCAGGTTCGGACGGCTGGCGGACGGCTCCGCAGTGGCCAAACTCCCGGGGATCTCTCTGGACAACGCCGCCGAGAACATCATCGCCCGAAATGTGGTTCGCGAAAACGCCGGCGACGGCATCAAACTGGTACGAAGTTCCTTTCGTAATCTCATTCTCTTCAATGTCATCCTGCACAACGCCCGGGGCAACAACCACCGTTTTGTTTATACTGGCGTTCTTATCGGCTCCGCCGGAGCGGAACCCGAAATCCTGAAGCTTATAAAGACCGGACAATTCAAAGCCCCTCTTGACTATCTTCCTTCCATGGAAAACATCGTAGCCGCCAATGTTATTGATGGTGAGCACTACTGGGGCATCCTTCTTGACCGCGACACGGCTTACAACGACATTTACGACAACACCGTCCATCATCAACTGAAGGAACCCCTCGCCAGCGCCACCCAAAAGTTCAACAGCATCATGGGGAACTCCTGGCAGAGGAGAAAACCGGAATCGACCCTTCTGGATCGTCTGAAAAATCTCTTTTAA